The nucleotide sequence GTTCAACATGTTGTATTTGGCTCTGTGGTCGTGTGGGAACAGCTTGGTGTGGAGGGTGGTTTTGTGGTGGTTGGGTCTGAGTTGTGGGTTGCAACTCATTTTGTGGTCGAGCAGTAGGCTCAGGAAGACGAGGTTGAGTCTGAGTTGTGGGATTCAACTCAGTTTCATGAGGAGCAGTAGGCTCCAAAGATATTGAGGGAGTGAGAGAAGACGGAGAGGATGAGGAGGTGACAGAGATAGAAGAAGATACCTGAGGGAGAGGAGATGACCGGGGGTGAGGATCTGTGGTGGGGGGTCCCAAACTTATCGGCGGCGAGGAGGTTGTCGGAGACGGGTGAACCAAAGTTGGAAAAGCCGACGCAAGTGGCCTAGTAGTTGGGCCTTGTCGAGCTTGAGATTGATCTTGGGCCTGAGAAGTGGTTAATGGCCTAAAGAATTGCCCATATGGTTATTACGTCGTTGATACGTGAATAATATTGGAGGTCGTGAAGAACCAGCGACGTCTTCAATCGGTAATGTCGTCGATGACGGTGGAGACGGTGGTGAAATCACCGGTGATGGCGTAACCGGAGTGAAGGAAGGAAGCCACGACAAGGGTGGTGAGCTTTGAGATGATGTTGTCTCAGCAGTGTGTTGCAAGATTGTTTGACGAAACGGGAAGGTGTGTTCCACAAATTGGACGTGACGAGAAGTATAAATGATGTGAAGACAGTAGTATGCACTCTGCGTGAGGGAGTAACCAAGGAAGACACAGCCAAGAGATCGAGCATCAAGTTTATGAGTCGCATAAGGACTTAGCCAAGGGAAGCACAAACAACCAAAGACCCGAAGCTTCTCATAGTTTGGAGACGTCTGAAAAAGTTTCTGAAACGGTGATTGGTTGCCAAGGATAGGTGTGGGCATCCTGTTGATAAGATAGACCGGGGTGGCAAAAGCATATGGCCAATGATCAGTAGGTAAGTTTGCCGTCGACATGAGTGTGAGACTGGTCTCCAAAATGTGGTGATGTTTTCTTTCTGATAGACCATTATGCTCCAGAGTATGAGGTGGTGAGGTGAAGTGAGTGATACCATGAGTAGAGAGGAACTGCCTAAGAGCAATGAACTCGCCCCCATTGTCAGAAAACAATGTCCCAATCCGTGTTTGAAATCGATTTTCAACAAGGGGCTTGAAGGTAGAGAACACAGCTTTGACATCAGATTTTCGTTGGAGAGGATATAACCATGTGTATCGAGTGTAGTGGTCAACAAGAACAAggtaatatttgtaattctGAGTAGAGAGAATGGGAGAGGTCCATACGTCGGAGAAAATATATTCAAGAGGGTGTGTGGAGGTGATAGAAGATTGTGTAAACGGtaatttgtgacttttattaatAAAGCAATCTGAGCAAGATAAATGTTTGGAAGTAGAAGaagcaacaagaagagaaaaggtAGAAATAATAGTGTTGAGAATTGGAGGAGAAGGGTGACCCAATCGTGAATGCCACAAGAGGAGACTTGTTCTTGGACCGGACGAAGATAACATGGCCATAGCCATCGGTTGTGTCAGCGGCCACACATACAGATCTTTTTCAGTTTTGCCTTGGAGTAATGGGACCCCCGTagtcagatccttcacctgaaagaaGGCAGGAAAGAAGTGAACAGACACTTGGTTAGCGTTACAAAGACGATACACATAGATAATATTCCGATGTATATCAGGAACACATAAGACTTTATCCAACTGTAAGATCGAGTTTGAGTGGGAAGAAGCATGGAACCAGTGTGAGTAATAGGCATAGTAGAACCATCAGCAATGGTCAGGTCTTCACCACCATTGTAGGGCTGGTGCAAGGAGAGGTTGTTGAGGTCTGAAGTGATATGATGTGTGGCGCCAGAGTCGACAACAGCAGCCACATAGGCGCGGGGTTGCCAAGGCGTGAACGGGCTGGAGTTGCTCGAGGAAGCAGACTGCATGGAGAGCCGTTGAGGACAGCGCCGAGCGCTATGTCCTTTTGTGTGGCAGAGTTGACACTTGCCCAAGTAAGGTCTGGAAGAccgattgttgttgttgttgttgttgccgtTGTAGGACTGCTAGTGtgcgttgttgttgttattggaGAAGCGTTGTGGTTGAGACTGAAAATGGTTGTTGTTCCTGTTGTTGTAGTTGGTGGAACGATGCTGAGCAATATTAGCAGAAACAGGAAAGGGAGTTGGAGTGGCAACAGCAATGGCGAGGAGCTTAGCTTCACGATTACGCAATCGTTCATGAACATCATAGATCGTCGGTGTAGTGTCCTTGCTCTCGATCTGGTCGACAACAGGTTTGAAATCCTCTGGAAGACCTTCAAGTATCTTCTCAATTTGATTGTCATGATCCATCGGTTTACCAAGGGCAGCGAGTTCATCAAAGCGTATAACAAGACCACGAACATATTCATCAATTGTTTTGTTTCCCTTGGTCCATACCTTTAGTTGTGTGCGAATGCCTTGGACATGTCCACGACTCGGTTTGGCGAAGGTAGAAGCAAAAGAGTTTCCCAGACTTCAGCAGCAGTGGTGGCACGAGAGACCATAGGTTGAACAGACGGAGTCATAACACCAAGTAAGGCACTAAACAAGAGACTATCTTGGCGTTTCCAGAGAGCAAACTCCGGATTTGGGATGGAGGTGGCGCCAGTAGTCACCGTGAGAGGAGGTGCAGCGGTGGATCCATCAAGGTATCCAGCAAGCTCATAGCCATCGACCAAAGCGTGGATCTGAAGGCTCCACATCAAATAGTTTGTGTTGTTGAGTTTGGTGACATGGCCAGTGTTAACAATGAAAAGCGGAGTAGTGGCGGTGGTGATAACCTCACCAGTCGATGGAGAGACATTGCCAGAGGTAGACATGATAGCAGTGGCGGATGTGTGTATTTAGAAaaattttagggttattttgatcgtttgctctgataccatatatgTTCTGAAtgtttcttatattattaagaaagagttatacacatatatatagtacaaagAAAGTCTAGGATTTACTAATATTTACAAGTAGATCCCTGAGCAATTTTACTCATAGTTACTCTTGAAGGTACTctcaattaaaaattaaaaaaaaaataataaagcaaataaaaaagtGAGAACCGTTTCTCTGGCAAGCATTGGAAGGAACATTCCTCAATAGTTTAACAGCTTATGATTGGTcagtatttttatattaatttattatttaaatatatcataatatttttaaaaaatcattaaaatacaTTATATTGAGTAACGCCAACTGTTACTACCGATAATGGTGGTCTAAGTTCTATTGTTATGTACTTATCACCTATAGCTCCGACTGCAGAGATCACTCTCTTGTCATGCCAACGCGGAGTCTCCACAGTTTCTTCCTCCCGTTCATCAACAAGATCCCATCGAATTCCATTATCGATGTCCGAGTAGACAGGACGCCTTCTCAGTTTCGGACAACGGCTCAATGTTGCTAAAATGTAGGGCGCTTCTCCTATCAGTGGTTATCTTCGGGAAATTACATCCCGAGATACTGAGTTACGAATACTGGACGCAGATTTTAGCAATAATATCCCTCCATTGGTTATTGTAAATCCGTTGAGATGTAAACGTCGGATACAACTTGCCAACTGGTTGTCACTTAGTAACCGCTGCAAAACAGCATCTTCTTCCACGGTTAGACTCAACTCTTTTAGACctttaaaaattagtaaatcCTCCATTAATCCGAGATCCATAGGAAAGGACCAGAATAACCGTAGTACTTGCAAACTCGATAAACCTGCTATCACCTCAATTTCTTTGAGCTTAGATGTGTGCTCAAGATCCAAGTGTATCAACTTCTTGAGCTCTTTCAGACCAAGCGGCAACCTTGTTATCGATGTAAATGACAAGTTGAGAAACTGCAGAGAAACCAGACAAGAAACTTCCTCCGGCAAGTCAGCAAGTTCTTTATTATTAGATAGATCCAATAGTAAAAGACTTTTCATCCACCGGAAGAAATCACCCGAGATCCATTTcaagttgttgttttctttgaggAACAGGGTCGTAAGCTTGGGACAGTCGGGAGAACCGATATATTCTGAATATGAGTAGATGTCACCGACATCCTTCTAACCATTCTCCAATCATTGACCTCTGGCATCTGATGTATTCTCTCGCCCCGAAATCAGATGCTATCCACAAGGCCATTTCCCGAACTATCTTTACACCATATCCAGATTCATCCTccatcaacaaaaacattttaacCAAAGTCTCAATCACCTCATAACCCTTGATCTCAActatctctctatcttcttcatctgcaaTAATTCCTTCGCCGATCAAGCAGTCGACCAACCCTTGTTTATTTGTAACACCACCTTTTGGAAATAAAGCACAATACAAGAAGCATAACCTGATATTCTCACGAGGCAGACTATCATATGAAAACTTTAAAACTGGGAGAATCTTATCTTTCATATCAGAAAACGCAGCTGCAGATGAAACCAAAACATGAATTGCATGGTACCACTCCCTTGTCGTTCTTTTGCTTGACATGGTCACACCGATGAGataaagagcaaaacaaaaaccaccACATTTCTTACTTCTTAGCAACTATTCTTGCGAGCTGGGGTATGTCTGGATGACTTGTCAACGTGGCTTCTCCAACTATCTCTTGAAATAGATCCCATGATTCTTCTGGGCTCAAACATTTAGTTTCTAACGTAACCTTATCAAGAGTTGGTTGAAGTGGCAGGATCTTCCTCACATGAAGCAGAGGAGCTCTGTCAACCGCCAATTCAGAAAACTCTTTAGTTTTGAGGGTTTCAACTTCTTTCAACCTCTTGTGTACCATTTCACTGTAATGATTTGACGTTGGTTCAGAGATATGGGATTCATCTTCAGACTTAGATCACTTATGAAGTTCCGAGATACTCTTATCAAGCAGAGGATTAGCCTTGGATTCAATCTCTTCGACATCTGAAATCCACTTTTTGACTTCTGATAGCACTTGTAGACCTCTGCCCTCTTCTTTATACACTCTTTGCAGCAGCTCATTTCTCATTGCATTTAGGGCTTGAAATCCCATCTCCAAAGCCTCCAGGCTTTTCTCAAGAGCTTCTTTTTTATCTAAATCTAACGCAGACTGCATTTCAGGTACCACCATGTCCATGACATGAAAATCTCTAGACGCTGTAGCCTTTAGTTTATCTGAAACATCTTTTGCAATCTTCTCCGTCATATGTGCTTCATTGTCCCTAACAAAAGAGAGGAAAGCAAAATCACCGCTTCCATTAAAACAGTCATGGGTGAAAAACATCATACCTCTCTTCCCAGTAATCTAATGACATCTATTTctaatatatacaataaaaatttgaattgatcatatatattcaGCGTTATTTCTCCTATCCTCATCAAACACCATTATTATTCACCCTTGTAACAAATCTTGTGGTTACTGCCTTTAACTGTACCTGCGAGACGTaccagaagaaggagaagccatCAGAGACGAGCTTGAGAGATGGAAAATGGTAAGAGAAGTTGAAGGCAATGTCTTTttggaaaactatgaaaatacaACGCCTAATGACTTACAATAGACGAAACATCAAATGAAAAGAGATAAGGTTTCTTTGTCAAGACTTTAAGCAAGTTACATAAACTAGGACGACCAATCTATATGTGGTTCTTATGGGGGTGCTccctttaaaaaataaaataaaaaaataaaaaaaatcaagcttTGTTTATGCATTTCGTCCACATATGACAGTACTTATTTACAGGCGAAAAGTCTTtgcaacaaagaagaaaaatggttGTCACCGTCCATCACCCCCAGGAAAAAAGTTTAAACGTACATAAATCAATCAACCACACTcgataagaatattatattatgtgCCTCTATATTGTTGAATATCTGTACTATTAATTAGGGAGTACActtaagagtaaaaaaaaaaattcatatcaaagATTCATATTGGCAAACAGACccaattttctatatattaaaaaaacaaaaaaaaattaaaaaacatctttattatattttaggaaatcgttCAAATTATTTCCATAAAAAAggttattaaatttaaattattagaaaatcaatttacttttaaaaataaatttaaccaatttaataaaatctacaataatcataatttaatgaaagtatcaattaattaattctgATTTTTGTGGTTATTGAAAGAAGAAATATGTTAGATGAGGAAAtaaattattactaaaatatataaagttaaaaaaagcATAAACCATTAGATTAGgattgacaaataaaaaaccgTTAGATTAGAAATACTTTGATACTATTTAACGCAATTTCAGGAAATTTTTATATCATCACCAAATTGggtaactgaaaaaaaaaagagattaatatcaatattttaggAAAGTAAACAATTCGGTATCCCTAAATATCTTAACTACCATAAGATTATAACTAATATACggaataattaaattaaaataatgcaATAAATTCATTTATATCAAATTCTTATtctatatttaataattatccATATTAGTTCTTACTTCTTAGCATTATATTTGAGCGATCAGAAAACTAGGAAATCacacaattattatttttttagtttattcgGGAATCTTTGAAATCGGATTTTGTGATAACTGATTAGTCATATTCGGATTTTCCATATTTCACAACCGACTCAAACATCTTATAAATACATAGATTCAAAGTTAGTATTTACTCTCAAaccttcaaagttcaaacttatTCCAAAGACAAAAATGGATGCTGATGTGAAGAAGACATACACCAATTGATTACATTTACAGCTTCCGATTATGCAATTTCTTaggaatttttcttttctttcttttttactgtgattatatttaattattgtttgttcTATGTGTTTAGTTTGTAAATCATTCATCCTcatcgttttgttttcttttgtatcttaTAGATCTCTTTATGAAAAAGAGTTTTATGGAACAAACTACTTTTTTATGTTGTtcttatgaaaattattataattgattatatatttttgtatatttatcaAGTATGGTTATGTAACTTAATTAGTATCTATTGTGATttctctaaagtctaaacaaacattcaagatgatcaaataacaaaatttgcTTTTGTTGAAGATAGCTCTCAAAATTAGTTGGTTCTGTATTTGTACATGGGGATAATCCGTAATTAGTCGAGGCCTTGAGATAATCCGTAATCTTCATATACAATATATTGCGTGGGGCAATATCCAATCCATGTATCACTCCACGCAATACATGGTTGTCCCATGTACAATATATTGCATGGAGTAATATCCAATCCATGTATCACCCCACGCAATACATGGTTCAAGAACCTCTCAGCTGTGGAACTACTCACATGCGAGGGTCTAACGACTTTGACGTGGCTGATATATGCTGCAAATATTGAGTCTCTAAGCATCAGACTGTCACCGAAGTTGGAAGAAATAATCAGCGAAGAGAAAGCTGCTGCAGGTGTCAGTGTGGTGGATCTTTTTCAAAAGCTAAAAGTCCTTCGTCTAGAGTACTTGGACGAACTGAAGAGCATCTATTGGAGTCCACTCTCTTTTCTATGTCTTAAGAAAGTACATATAACACGCTGCCCTAAGCTGCGTAAGCTTCCATTAAATTCAACTAGTGTCGAGAGAATTGATGATCTTCCCATAGAAGTGGATGATGGATGGGTAGAAGAAGCTGAATGGGAGAGTGGAGCTGAAGAGCGATTTCTTCCTGTAATCCGCACAGCTTCTGTTACTAAGCTTCATCTGGTAATATCTTTTCCTTATGCTCCATTATAGAATCTctagttttctattttcttttattcGACTCCTCACTTTGTGTACCTTTGCATATTTATCTTCTATCATCTTTTAGGTGTAGAAATGCAAGCCCATGAAAAACCAGACATCACTGAATGCAACTCAAAGTTCctacttctgtttttttcttttatgctAGCTTAAACCTGATTCACAGTCGTTTGCTTGTCTTTTTCATTCGTAAACTCAAGATGACTCAAATTCGCAAGTATTGTGAAGGACTATTgagaatttatgttttctttaatcTTGAATTTCGTTTTTGCAATATCTCTGAACGTATGTATGTCTAACTAATTCGAGTTCATGTATTGCCCTAAATGTGGCATCACTTTATCTAAATTGAAATTGAATCATGCCATTTAATTATGCTCTAGGTTCGGATCCGGATGTACGTGCAGGGTTATATTtgcctaaattttttaaaattgaaaaaaaaattcatgtaaaCCTCTGCTCAGACCTgtatgaatgatatatataagaacaaattacgatataatttagataagtgatattatgtgtatattattttaagcTAATCCAAACATTTTCAACTGTTTGTTTAGGGGagttaaatcaaatttggattcagcttcagtttcatttatttcatgTATTTAACctagatgtatatattttggaatGGGAAACTTGTTTTGTTCTGTATGCGTTAAAAAGTTTCATCCAATaaccattctcttttaaataatacatattcgaatatatttattataataggTTTAGACAGAATACATGAATTCTctgtttataaatttaatttttattaactttaaatatttatttggtataacatatataatttgaatgCATAGCAGtttgatatttggtttattttcacaaatgaatgatgatttttttaatatcaataaaaaaGACAATGAGAGAAAGTGATCTTGTCCTTAGGCATAATCAAAACTAAACCATAACCGTATTTTGGACCGTAGTCGTATATAACATTTAGAAACTTTAACCGTTAATcgtaaatatatggttaaatttatattaattgtaactGTTAATTATCGTAATTGTATCAAAATCGTTGTTAACCGGATggttaaaatataaagtttttacCGTAACTATtttaagatataataaaatatactaataattatttatttaatatgaatagtatgatatataaatacatGATTACACTGAAAGAGCAtatcaactaaaaataaataatatcaaccatattatatcatcaaataatatcaactatataatatcatcaaataactgaagcTGTATATAACCATAACCGATAGTTAATGAACCGTAATCGTATCCGTGTTCATGCCTACTTATCAATACCCATCCCGTTGCGTATCATATAATTTCCAGATGacctaaatataattttcaagcGATCAAACCCGTCTAATATATCTGTTTGCaatgtttaaaaatttttgacccaaaaaatcCCATTCTGCGTAATTCATATTAGTAAATAGTACGTCCGCATATGTTCTGCTTGAATTCTTGTTCCCAAAATTCTCGTCCCGTATTTTGTTAAAAGTAGTTTagataatgatttttattttctaaattacgCGTTTCTTTCCTTTACCCATTATTTAATGTCCcgatatttgaaataaatataacggtgaatttgaatttagttatttggTATTCGAAAGCCccaattaaatttaaacatttaaattgtatgtttttgccTCCTTACCTCTATTTCTTGTCCAACTTTTTATGAGAAACAGTTTAGATAATgtcattatttttttgaattacttgTTCCCATTTCATATTGGTTATTTCCTATTagatcaattaaaaaaaaaaccatttacatgttatgaaaaaaaactaaaaattttgaaagaatcaTCCCAAAGTAGAGATTTTCACGTCTAGAAATTGACCCTTACACAAATATTGAGattttgaatattagatatcactaccaatttttttgtatttaactataacaatattaaaaagaaaagaaaataagatataGTAAATTTTCTGATATTATGTGCCTCGGGAAATAAAGCACAATATTGAAAACACAACTTTGCATCCTCTTTTTCCAAATGATCATAGGGTTTTAGGTGGtctaagagatgatttcactccGAGTTGTGGAATGTTATCTATCTCACTGTAGTTAAAAAAATGCATGGCTCGCGATCGGGTAGCGTTGGTTCCGCTAGTGTTCCAGGGTTGTACCTGATTAACCATTGTATTTGTCTTCGTCCAAGTCTTTAGGGGGAAATGTAATATTCCTGTGATTTGGTTGTAAGTCTAATTTGGTGAATGAAAAGTtgatgttaagaaaaaaaaaaaaaaaaaaaaaaaaNAAATGATCATAGCTGTACTTCAAAACAGGAAATACTTTCTTCTCCATATCATCCGACACAGGCAGAGAAGATTCCAAAGTAGAGAATACCTGATGCCATTCATCTACAGTCGTTTTACAGGACAGACACTTGCCAATGACCCCAATTGCAAGGGGTAAGTAAAGGCACTTTTTCACAATATCTTTTGCGTGCTCAAGCATTTCGCCATTTAATGTGTCTCTTCTCTTCTGGAATGATGCTTTAACAAATCCAATGCGTCCTTCTCGGCTAAACATTCAACTTTTATGTCCTTATTTGCCCCCATACTTCCACAGACATCCTTAAAACGAGTAGTAAACACGACTTTGAATTCTCTCCCCTGCAATGGAATTCCGATTGCTGTTCAACTCACTTCCTCCGATAAGTCATCTAATAACAACACGAATCGGTGCTTCACATGTTTTAGAACCCTGCGTATATCACCGGCTTTCTCCCTTTGTGATTTATTGATCCAATCCTCGCCACAGAGGGCTAATCTTTTCCCGATATCATCTTGAATCATCCCAATATCTGCATCTTTAGAAACTTCAACCCAAATGACCACATCATAATCATCCTTAGAGCTAACGAACTTGTTATCAATTAGACTGAGGAGTGTAGTTTTACCCACTCCCCCCATACCATATAGACCCAACATACTAATATCAGATTCCCTAAGAAGGCTCCATGTCCTTTGAAGCAATGTATCAAGGCCAAATGTTTGCTGAACAGGTTCTTCTACTACCACGGGAGGAGGAGCTTGCCCAGCCACCACTTCAATATCATATGTAGACAAGAGACTTTGAACTTCACTTAACTTCATGGAAATCTTTTTGCCAGAGCCGTAGACCGAAAAGAAAGTGCTGGAACAATACCCGTACGTTGACAGCCTTTGTTGTACAGCGGAAGCATCAGCAACCAGGAGATTGGTGTCGGTTTCAATGGTTTCAACTTTTGAAAGCCACCTTTCCACTTTAGCTGACCGTAGCCCACCCCTGAGTTCTCCAGCATCAACTTGGCGTAACAAATCACATCTTTTTGCTTTGAGATCCTCCAAAGCATTCTTCAGATCGTCAGATTCTCCTCAACCTTGCAAATGTAAGCTCCATGTGCAgccaagaaattaaaaactgGTCGAAGACGTCCAACAGCTGCAAAAACAGTCTCGAAAATGGTACCCATTATTCTCAGTATCGGAGACAAGATGAATGAGAAGAGCAAATCTTGAACGTGAGAAGACTAAAAGGATGTAAAATAGTAGTAATTACAGTTtggtctctatatatatatatatatgtatatatgtattatatgtttTGCAATTTGCATGTCATCATcgaataacaaaaaatatggtTCACACAAATCAATGGATGTATAAACTTCAAAGAAAACCACGAAGTCAAAAAAATCAACGCAAACCATTTTGTAttctttaaatatttgcatcatGTTATCGTTGTCGTTGATATTGCAATGTAGGTAGGTAGCTGTTGAAAGTTCCAGAGCAATACGAATCCGAAAAAGCTAGTAGCTAAAAAATCACACTGTAATTTAGAGTTGAAAGAAGAAAGGGTCAAAGCAAGAGAAAGGATCCAATCGTTTCACTCAAAGAGTCTTTAATGACTTAATTTGAACTAAGTATAGAGATTAATTCgcaaacagaggaagaagaaagaatttgagatacATACACCAGCACTGCATAACCTTGttgaatagagagagagattagtcaTCAACAATTTGTGGCTCACCTGtggatatgaaaaaaaaaaaaaaaaaaacagaaaacatcaTCACATACGACACCATCAAAATCCATAGACAAAATTACCCCATTGGATTTTTAAGATTCCAAATCGAATAAAGAAGTATCTCATTTTTTTGACTGACCCCATTGGATTTTAGACAACACACCATAACCCAATCTCTGCAACCCAGTAAACACCGTCTACGCATCAGAGAAGTCGCAACGGAAAACAAAACTCACTGTTGTTCTCGGTGAATTCGGGTCAACCGGATCCGAGTCGGGTAAAGCTTAGCAATGGGCTGAGATTTAAAACAAAGGAGGACAGTGTAATGGGTCGTACAGGCCCAGGTTACTTTCCGTTGGAacttgtaatgtttttttttttttagttaaaggTTGCTTAAGAAATCACATTTCAAATTTCAACGTTTTTTAGTCTTCGCTAAATCTTCAAGCTTGTCTACTCTCTTCTCCATCTTGCTTTGAGTGAGAGactgggagagagagagactatcCATTGTTGATTCAAGGGGAACTCGTTTCATTGGTGATGTTCTTGAGTGAGTTTCGATCTGTTATTGACGAAAAACCAGAAGATCAAACTTTCACACTCAcatttatacaaacaaattgaaaacaatgacTACAAACTACGATTTATTGTTGGAACCAAAGTACAATGACATGTTTATAGTATAATCTATCAAACGTAATATTACAACTTAGAAGAAGACAAgtacaagagttttaaaaagatCACAACTTGTAAGAGCAAAagagaagtttttttattactacAACTTGgaagacaaggaaaaaaaatagaaagtgcATCTATAATGAGCCAACGGTGGCTATCTGCTGCTTCCGCGGGTCGTCGGTGCGGTGGATGGAAGCAAACCTTGAGAAGGTCTGATTCCCACACGACGAAGCTGATTCTCAGCTTGTTCAATATTAATCCGCAATTCACGCTCACGAAAAGTTGCCTTTTCGAGTTCCGCTCTTGTCATGCTAAGGCGAACCAAGGCAGCTTGGAGCTCATCATAGCGGACTGAAACGGTGGCTTCACGAGAACCACGTCTGACTCGAACGATCCCTCTCTGATCGAGATAATGCTGATCACTATGATGATCACTTGGTTCAAACGGAAGCGAACCTTGAGCAAATGTCCTTCCTGCACGACGAAGCTGGCTCTTAACTTGTTCAAAACGAACCTCAGCTTTAAGCTCCTTAGAAACCATAGCCTCCAGCTTCCTCTGTAGCACACGATGTTCAGCAAAGGCATCTTCGACCTGCTCAACTCCAACTGCAACGTAGCCCCGATGAGGACGCTTCTCAACTCTTACGATGTCCGTTCTCTGGGCGGAAGCATGACCTGCTCTTCTGGCATGAGGAGCAGGTTCCGCTCTCCTGGGAGCAGGCTCTGCTGTCTGGGAACGACCTCGAGGCTCCACAACTCCGACTGCAGGGTTGGAGCTACGGGGAACTAGAAATAAGTTTGATTGGAGTCATCATGATTAATTAACAACTTtaatatagaatattaaatattactATCCCCATTTTTACATAACAAGTATCCTTCTACAACtctatatttaatttgttctaTACAAAAATGCTGTTGTGTATTTtctaatacatatactttgaaACCAAACACACTTTTATCTCTATGatttgataaaagaaagaaaaattgagaatatataatagaaaatttgaGAATAAAAAAGTCTATGAG is from Camelina sativa cultivar DH55 chromosome 20, Cs, whole genome shotgun sequence and encodes:
- the LOC104771983 gene encoding uncharacterized protein LOC104771983, producing MSHARGSSSENIPRSSNPAVGVVEPRGRSQTAEPAPRRAEPAPHARRAGHASAQRTDIVRVEKRPHRGYVAVGVEQVEDAFAEHRVLQRKLEAMVSKELKAEVRFEQVKSQLRRAGRTFAQGSLPFEPSDHHSDQHYLDQRGIVRVRRGSREATVSVRYDELQAALVRLSMTRAELEKATFRERELRINIEQAENQLRRVGIRPSQGLLPSTAPTTRGSSR
- the LOC104772943 gene encoding uncharacterized protein LOC104772943 — protein: MSTSGNVSPSTGEVITTATTPLFIVNTGHVTKLNNTNYLMWSLQIHALVDGYELAGYLDGSTAAPPLTVTTGATSIPNPEFALWKRQDSLLFSALLGVMTPSVQPMVSRATTAAEVWTKGNKTIDEYVRGLVIRFDELAALGKPMDHDNQIEKILEGLPEDFKPVVDQIESKDTTPTIYDVHERLRNREAKLLAIAVATPTPFPVSANIAQHRSTNYNNRNNNHFQSQPQRFSNNNNNAH
- the LOC104771982 gene encoding probable disease resistance protein At5g47260; the encoded protein is MASPSSGTSRRDNEAHMTEKIAKDVSDKLKATASRDFHVMDMVVPEMQSALDLDKKEALEKSLEALEMGFQALNAMRNELLQRVYKEEGRGLQVLSEVKKWISDVEEIESKANPLLDKSISELHK